In Alosa alosa isolate M-15738 ecotype Scorff River chromosome 23, AALO_Geno_1.1, whole genome shotgun sequence, a single window of DNA contains:
- the cpb2 gene encoding carboxypeptidase B2 produces the protein MKLQLLIVFVLSLDKFPEKSAAENGKVLSITALTPEQVDILRNISSQFETVLWQPASPIHITANTEVHLYVPQERVLDVTAQLESNQFTHSVMLEDTEQLTEIQTRNDTKDPRLKGTSFYERYHNLEEIYHWVNKTATDHANMVKVLLIGSSFEKRPLYVLKLSGRASNTPKKAMWIDCGIHAREWISPAFCLWFVDNCINYYGLNREITEMMDAMDIYVLPVMNPDGYRYTWTTKRMWRKNRSIHPNGVCVGVDLNRNFDANWCTSGASSNPCDDTYCGQYPESEPEAQAVANFLRSHKATVKLYVSIHSYSQMLLFPYSCAHELTANHDELNEMAQDAANDIQRYYRSHYKFGPGSKTIYLAPGGSDDWAYNLGINYSFTFELQDRGRYGFLLPPNLIANACKEALLALKSISLKVIKRIQ, from the exons ATGAAGCTCCAGCTACTGATAGTTTTTGTGCTAAGCCTAGACAAATTTCCTGAAAAAAGTGCCGCTGAAAA TGGTAAAGTTCTCTCAATCACTGCATTAACACCAGAGCAGGTGGATATCCTCAGAAATATATCATCTCAATTTGAG ACAGTACTATGGCAGCCAGCCTCGCCAATTCACATCACTGCAAACACAGAGGTGCATCTATATGTCCCTCAAGAGAGGGTGCTTGATGTAACAGCACAGCTCGAAAGCAACCAATTCACCCACAG TGTCATGTTGGAAGACACAGAGCAACTCACTGAGATTCAGACCAGAAATGATACCAAAGACCCACGATTAAAAGGGACATCATTCTATGAACGTTACCACAACTTGGAAGAG ATTTACCACTGGGTCAACAAGACAGCGACGGATCATGCAAATATGGTGAAGGTGCTCCTCATCGGGTCATCCTTTGAAAAACGGCCACTCTATGTCCTGAAG CTATCTGGCAGAGCAAGTAATACACCAAAGAAAGCTATGTGGATAGATTGTGGGATCCATGCAAGGGAGTGGATCTCTCCAGCGTTCTGCCTGTGGTTTGTGGACAAT TGCATAAATTATTATGGTTTAAACCGTGAGATTACGGAAATGATGGACGCCATGGACATCTATGTTCTGCCAGTGATGAATCCAGATGGATATAGATACACTTGGACTACT AAACGTATGTGGAGAAAGAACCGGTCCATTCATCCAAACGGTGTCTGTGTTGGAGTTGATCTAAACCGCAATTTTGATGCAAACTGGTGCA CATCAGGGGCCAGCAGCAACCCCTGTGATGACACATACTGTGGGCAGTACCCAGAGTCTGAGCCCGAGGCTCAAGCTGTGGCCAACTTCCTGCGTAGCCACAAGGCCACAGTAAAGCTCTACGTCTCCATCCATTCCTACTCCCAGATGCTGCTCTTCCCCTACTCCTGTGCACACGAGCTAACCGCCAACCACGATGAGCTA AATGAAATGGCACAGGACGCAGCCAATGACATCCAGAGGTATTACAGGAGCCATTACAAATTTGGCCCTGGATCAAAAACCATAT ATTTGGCTCCAGGAGGATCCGATGACTGGGCCTATAACCTTGGGATCAACTACTCTTTTACTTTTGAACTGCAGGACCGCGGCAGGTATGGATTCCTCCTGCCACCGAATCTCATCGCCAATGCATGCAAAGAAGCGCTCTTGGCACTGAAGAGTATTTCTCTCAAGGTTATCAAAAGAATACAATGA
- the spp2 gene encoding secreted phosphoprotein 24, translated as MKVAAVSLVLILSLGASAFPLTQWDLAPQADKAIQMSLDQVNAQYGRDRLFRLTKGSVKKVVPLGMNTHDLMMNFAVRETDCLKISGADPLNCNFRRGFFVAEASCYSRVRVSAESSKLVGLRCSQADSSSSESSEEMMMERTWVYNPFAPREPVNPPVVDLPTAEPSRRQADMSRERAPTRGDNFNNHLFQ; from the exons ATGAAAGTGGCGGCTGTTTCACTGGTGCTGATCCTGAGTCTGGGGGCCTCAG CCTTCCCACTAACGCAGTGGGACTTGGCCCCGCAGGCTGATAAGGCCATCCAGATGTCTCTGGACCAGGTCAACGCTCAGTATGGGAGAGATCGTCTCTTCAGGCTGACCAAAGGCTCTGTCAAGAAG gtGGTTCCTTTGGGGATGAACACACACGACCTGATGATGAATTTTGCCGTGAGGGAGACGGACTGTCTGAAGATCTCTGGGGCGGATCCTCTGAACTGCAATTTCCGTCGAGGCTTCTTTGTG GCGGAAGCATCCTGCTACTCCCGCGTCCGTGTGTCTGCTGAGAGTTCTAAGCTCGTTGGCCTCAGGTGCAGCCAAGCTGACAGCTCCAGCTCTGAATCCAGTGAAGAG ATGATGATGGAGAGAACCTGGGTCTACAACCCGTTTGCTCCAAGAG AGCCTGTGAACCCTCCGGTTGTTGACCTTCCCACTGCTGAGCCATCCCGCAGACAGGCCGATATGTCCAGAGAGAGGGCTCCCACTCGAGGGGACAACTTCAACAACCACCTGTTTCAGTAG
- the alg11 gene encoding GDP-Man:Man(3)GlcNAc(2)-PP-Dol alpha-1,2-mannosyltransferase, with the protein MSGHDHLTLCLCDLIRLLWSLVLPCVYLCVVLTSGLFLLILGVRAWLQMNRKARRARDPAPAVAFFHPYCNAGGGGERVLWCALRALQNRYPDVQFVVYTGDQGVTGDQILAGARRRFNIALPRPVQFVFLRHRQLVEASLYPHFTLLGQSVGSIFLGWEALYEFTPDLYIDSMGYAFTLPIFRYLGGCRVGSYVHYPTISTDMLSVVRERNPRFNNADYISSNPLLSAIKVIYYCAFALLYGLAGSCSDVVMVNSTWTLGHILALWRAPNRTSVVYPPCDVQSFLGAPLEDEQEDGKEGAEDRKCHSVVSVGQFRPEKDHRLQIRAFRKLLERRAGKPGGREAVKLVLVGGCRNQDDEERVLMLRGLCQELGVADRVDFKLNIPFEDLKKELTEATVGLHTMWNEHFGIGVVECMAAGTVILAHKSGGPKLDIVVPYEGGQTGFLADDEDGYADAMERILSLTAAERMEIRRRARQSVARFSDQEFEASFLAAMEPLMGTLER; encoded by the exons ATGTCAGGCCACGATCACTTGACTCTCTGCCTCTGTGATTTAATCAG GTTACTATGGTCGTTGGTGCTGCCATGCGTGTACCTGTGCGTGGTGTTAACGAGTGGGCTCTTCCTGCTCATCCTGGGGGTGCGAGCATGGCTTCAGATGAACCGGAAGGCCAGACGGGCTCGTGACCCGGCTCCCGCCGTGGCTTTCTTTCACCCCTACTGTAAcgctggaggtggaggggagagggtcCTGTGGTGTGCCCTCAGAGCACTACAGAACCG GTATCCTGATGTGCAGTTTGTGGTTTACACTGGAGACCAGGGCGTGACTGGAGATCAGATCTTGGCCGGCGCTCGGCGGCGTTTCAACATCGCCCTGCCGCGGCCGGTCCAGTTTGTGTTCCTGCGGCACCGTCAGCTGGTGGAGGCCAGCCTGTACCCCCACTTCACGCTGCTGGGTCAGAGCGTGGGCTCCATCTTCCTGGGCTGGGAGGCGCTCTACGAGTTCACGCCGGACCTCTATATCGACTCCATGGGCTACGCCTTCACCCTGCCCATCTTCCGCTACCTGGGCGGCTGTCGGGTGGGCAGCTATGTCCACTACCCCACTATCAGCACAGACATGCTGTCCGTAGTGCGGGAGAGGAACCCTCG CTTCAACAATGCGGATTATATCAGCAGCAACCCGCTGCTGAGCGCCATCAAGGTGATCTACTACTGTGCCTTCGCTCTGCTGTACGGCCTGGCCGGCTCCTGTAGTGACGTGGTCATGGTCAACTCCACCTGGACGCTCGGCCACATCCTGGCGCTGTGGCGGGCGCCAAACCGCACCAGCGTGGTCTACCCGCCCTGCGACGTCCAGTCCTTCCTCGGCGCTCCGCTGGAGGACGAGCAGGAGGATGGTAAAGAGGGAGCCGAAGACCGCAAGTGTCACTCCGTCGTGTCGGTGGGGCAGTTCCGGCCCGAGAAGGACCACCGGCTCCAGATCCGGGCGTTTCGGAAGCTCCTGGAGCGCCGAGCGGGGAAGCCAGGGGGGCGGGAGGCGGTGAAGCTGGTGCTGGTGGGGGGATGCCGTAACCAGGACGACGAGGAGCGGGTGCTGATGCTGCGGGGTCTCTGCCAGGAGCTGGGCGTGGCCGACAGGGTGGACTTCAAACTCAACATTCCCTTCGAAGACCTGAAGAAAGAGCTCACCGAGGCGACAGTCGGCCTGCACACCATGTGGAACGAACACTTTGGCATCG GTGTGGTGGAGTGCATGGCTGCAGGAACGGTCATTCTGGCCCACAAGTCTGGCGGGCCGAAGCTGGACATCGTGGTCCCGTACGAGGGCGGGCAGACGGGATTCCTGGCGGACGACGAGGACGGCTACGCCGACGCCATGGAGCGGATCCTCTCTCTGACCGCGGCGGAGCGCATGGAGATTCGCCGCCGAGCCCGCCAATCCGTCGCCCGCTTCTCCGATCAGGAGTTCGAGGCGTCCTTCCTGGCGGCCATGGAACCGCTGATGGGCACGCTGGAGCGGTGA